A DNA window from Longimicrobiales bacterium contains the following coding sequences:
- a CDS encoding VanZ family protein: protein MHDNVRAFAPALIWAAAVWLIGGLESTPSVPGGLGLDKAAHFTMYGILGVLLARGWLQVGWRGAWFVPVLLASLLGLADELRQAGLPGRTADTMDWLADIGGAATGVFIALRIMRRRHTTTGHDDE, encoded by the coding sequence GTGCACGATAACGTGCGCGCTTTTGCTCCCGCTCTCATCTGGGCGGCGGCGGTATGGCTGATCGGCGGGCTGGAATCCACGCCGTCGGTGCCGGGCGGGCTGGGCCTCGACAAGGCTGCCCACTTCACCATGTACGGCATCCTCGGAGTCCTGCTCGCTCGCGGGTGGTTGCAGGTCGGCTGGCGCGGCGCCTGGTTCGTGCCGGTCCTGCTCGCATCGCTGCTCGGTCTGGCCGACGAGCTGCGCCAGGCAGGGCTGCCCGGCCGCACGGCCGATACCATGGACTGGCTCGCCGACATCGGCGGCGCTGCGACGGGAGTGTTCATCGCATTGCGCATCATGCGCAGGCGACATACGACGACAGGGCATGACGACGAATAG